The DNA window CGGGAGCTGAGTCGACGAAGGCGCGATAGCCGAAAGGGCCGATTTCGGCCTCGAGCCATTTCGCCAGCGTCGTCAGCCGTTTGCGTATCAGCTTGTGATAGTCGCGCCCGAGCGCGTAGCGGGAGATATAAGCCTTGTCCGGCTGGCCGAGCAGTTTGGTGGTTTCGACCTCGGGTGGCAGGTAGTCCATCCGCGCGGTGATCACCCGGCGGGTGCCGGGTACCAGTTGGTCGGGGCGCCAGCGCTTGTCGCCGTGCTCCGCCATGTAGCCCATCTCGCCGTGCATGCCGGCATCGAGCCAGCGGGCGAGGTGCTCGCGGTGCTCGCCGAGCTCGACATCGGCGACGCCCAGCTGCTGGAAGCCGAGCTCGCGGCCCCAGACCAACAGCTTGGCCTTGAGCGCAGTGAGATCGGGTTCCTGGCGCAGAGCATCATCCGTCATGGCGGTGCGGTGTCTTGGGGTGACCGCTTATTATGCATCAGTGACGACGCACCGGCGAATTAGCCAGGCCGCTCGCTGCGGCCTAAGCTGTGCGACGAAGCCTGTCCGCGAAGTTCCAAGGAGCGAACATGAGTACTCCCCTGCATACCCGCCGCCGTACTGCCGCAGTCGAGGTGCCGGCGCGCCTGCATGACGCGGCCCAGACCCGGGCGCTGGATCGTGAGGCGATCGCGGCGGGGATCTCGGGGTTCGAGCTGATGCGGCGCGCGGGCGCCGCCGCTTTCGCGCTGATCCGGCAGCGCTGGCCCAAGGCGCGGCGGATCAGGGTGTTCTGCGGCGGCGGCAACAACGGTGGGGATGGATATGTCGTCGCCGCGTTGGCCAGCCGGGCAGGACTGATGGTCGAGGTGCTGGCGTTCAAGTCGCCCGAGACGCTGGCGGGCGAGGCCGCCGAGGCGGTCGCGATGGCCCGCGAGGCAGGGGTTGCGATCGTCGATGGCGAGGCCGGGCTCGATCAGCCGTTCGATGCCGACCTGCTGGTCGACGCGCTGCTCGGCACCGGTGCCAAAGGCGCGCCGCGCGGCGCCTATCTGCGTGCGGTCGAGGCGATCAACCAGGACCCCGCGCCAGTACTGGCGATCGATCTGCCGAGCGGGGTCGACGCCGATACCGGGATGGCCGAGCAGGCAGTGTCGGCAACGCTGACGCTGAGCTTCATCGCGCGCAAGTTCGGGCTCTATACCGGCCTCGCCGCCGACTACGTCGGAGAGCGCTTTTTCGACGACCTGGGCCTGGACCCACGGCTGCTCGCCTCCGGCGAGGCGCTGGGCCGGCTGCTCGAGCCGGCGATGCTCGCCGGCTACCTGCCGCCGCGGCTGCCGAGCAGCCACAAGGGGCATACCGGGCACCTGCTGGTGGTCGGCGGGCGCCCTGGGTACGGTGGTTCGACGATCATGGTCAGCGAGGCGGCGGCGCGGGTTGGCGCCGGGCTGATCAGCCTCGCCACCGATGCCTGCCACCTCGCCGCCGCTTTGGCGCGGCGACCCGAACTGATGGTGCGCGGGGTGCGCAGCGGGCTCGAGATCGGCGATCTGCTCGAGGCTGCGGATGCGGTGGCGATCGGGCCGGGGCTCGGCCAGGGTGCCTGGGGCCAGGGGCTTTTCGATAAGGTGCTGGAGCGCCCTGGGCCGCGGGTGATCGATGCCGATGCGCTGCACCTGCTCGAATCGCGCTATGCCGGGCTCAGGCGCGACGATTGGGTGCTGACCCCGCATCCCGGCGAGGCGGCGATGATGCTCGGCTGCAAGGCGTCCCAGGTGCAGGCCGACCGGCTCGCCGCCGCGCGTGAGCTGTGGCGCCGTCGCGGCGGGGTGATCGTGCTCAAGGGCAACGGTACCCTGGTGGTGGCGGGAGAGAACGAAACCGACGTCGCGCTCTGCCCCTATGGCAACCCCGGGATGGCGAGCGGTGGCATGGGCGACGTCCTCGGTGGGATGATCGCGGGACTCTTGGTGCAGGGCCTTGCGCCCTTCGATGCCGCCTGCGTCGGCGTGCTGGTGCATGCCCTGGCGGCCGACGAGGCCGCGCGTGTTGGCGGGGAACGTGGTCTCCTCGCCGGTGATCTGGCATCCTTTGCGCGACGTAGGGTCAACCCTTGAATCTTCACGAGAGTCAGCATGCCGCGCCGTTCTTGCCCCACCATTCGCCAGCGAGTCGAGCTGCTCGCCGACGAGGCCGCCCAGGTCGAGCTCGGCGTCCGGCTCGGCCGCTGTCTCGACCATCGGGGCTGCGTGTTCCTGATCGGCGAGCTCGGTGCCGGCAAGACCACGCTTGCGCGCGGCGTGCTGCGCGGCCTCGGTCACCGCGGTGCGGTGAAAAGCCCGACCTATACCTTGATCGAGCCTTATGTGATCGGTGAGGCACGGGTCAATCATTTCGATCTCTATCGTCTCGGCGACCCCGAGGAGCTCGAATTCATCGGCGCCCGGGAGCTGTTCGAAGCCGATGCCTTGAACCTGATCGAGTGGCCTTCGCGCGGTGCGGGCTGGTTACCGCCGGCCGATCTGGTGGTGGAACTGAAAGTGATCGCCAGCGGACGCGAGGCTACCCTCACCGCTGCCAGCGATCATGGAGAAGCCGCCTTGGGTAGATTAGAGCGCAGTTCTTCGGAGGCAGAGTGAAGTCATTGGTGTTTTCTCATCCGAGCCTGCATCGCGGGTTCATGCTGCTCGCTCTGCTGTTTTGCGTGCTGGTCCAGTGCTTCCAACCGGCCCAGGCGGCCGAGCTCGGCAATATCCGCACCTGGAGCCAGGATGGCACCACCCGGGTGGTGTTCGATCTCGACGACGACGTCGACTATCAGGTCTTCACGCTCGATGACCCAATGCGCCTGGTGGTCGATTTCAAGAACACCAGGGTGGTTGGCGACATCGCCTCCGCCGCGGGCAACGAGCCATTGTTCGAATCGGTGCGCTGGGGCGTGCGCGAGGGCCACGACCTGCGCGTGGTGATCGATCTCGCCCGGCCGGTGGTCTACAGCCAGTTTCCGCTCGGTCCCGCGGCCGGGGCCACCGGCAGCCGGCTGGTGGTCGATCTCCAGCAGGGCCAGGGCAACAACGGTGACGATGCCGTGCTCGCCGCGGCGCGCCAGCAGATCGGGGTCACCGATGCCGACGAGGCACAGCGCGATCCGATCGCGGCGATCATCAGCCAGCAGGAAGCCAATGCGCGCCGCCAGGCGGCGAGCCCGCCGCCTTCGCCGCAGATCGCCGAAGCCACCAGCCCTACCGCCAACCAAGGGCGTGGGCGCGATATCGTGGTGGTGATCGATCCAGGTCACGGCGGCAAGGATCCAGGGGCGATCGGTGCCAATGGCACCCGTGAGAAGGATGTGGTGCTGGCGATCGCCCGCCGGCTGAAGGCGCGCTTCGACGCCGCGCCCGGCTTCACCGCCAAGCTGACCCGTGACGGCGATGAGTTCATCCCCCTGCGCGGACGCACCGAGATCGCTCGACGCAACCACGCGGACTTCTTCGTCTCGATCCACGCCGATGCGGCCAAGTCGCGCACGCCGCGGGGCTCTTCGGTCTACGCGCTCTCCCAGCACGGGGCGACCTCCGAGGCGGCCCGCTGGCTGGCCCAGTCGGAGAACAGCGCCGATCTGATCGGTGGGGTCGACGGTGATCTCAGCCTCAATGACAAAGACGAGATGCTGCGAGGGGTGCTGCTCGACCTGAGCATGACGGCGACGGTCAACGCCTCGCTCAGCGCCGGAACCCACCTGCTCAGTCAGCTCGGACGTTTCAACCGGCTGCACAAATCGCAGGTCGAGCAGGCTGGCTTCGTGGTGCTGAAATCGCCCGACATCCCTTCGCTGCTGGTCGAGACCGGCTTCATTTCGACCCCGGCCGAGGAGGCGCTGCTGGGCACCGGCGCGCACCAGGACCAGCTCGCCGGGGCGATCTTCGGCGGCATCAATACCTATTTCCAGCAGCATCCGCCGCCCTCCACCTATCTCGCCCAGCAGATACGCGGTGGCGGGCTCGCCAGCGGCCAGTACCGGGTGCGCAGCGGCGATACGCTGTCCTCGATCGCCCAGCGACAGGGCGTGACGATGGTCGAGCTCAAGCGCGCCAACGCGCTCGAGACGGACGTCGTCCGCGCAGGACAAGTGCTGCACATACCTTGAATCGGAGGCCCGCATGAGCGACGCGACATCGAGCGAGCGAACGGCGGCCGAGACTCGCCGGCGCATCCAGGTCCTGTCGCCGCGGCTGGCGAACCAGATCGCCGCCGGCGAAGTGGTCGAGCGTCCCGCTTCCGTGCTCAAGGAGCTGGTCGAGAATGCGATCGACGCGGGCTCCCGGCGGATCGAGATCGAGCTCGAGGCGGGGGGCGCCAAGCTGATCCGGGTGCGTGACGACGGCAGCGGGATCGACGCCGAGGACCTGCCGCTCGCGCTCTCGCGCCATGCGACCAGCAAGATCGCGACCCTCGATGAGCTCGAAGGGGTGGCGAGCCTTGGCTTTCGCGGCGAGGCGCTGGCGTCGATTGGCTCGGTCGCGCGGCTGGAGCTGTTCTCCAACGTCACCGATGAACCGGCGAACGGCTGGCGGGTGGTCGCCGAAGGGCGCGACATGGCGTCGAGGGTCAGTCCCGCGCCGCATCCGCGCGGTACCTCGGTGGCGGTGCGCGATCTGTTTTTCAACACGCCTGCGCGGCGCAAGTTTCTGCGTACCGAGAAGACCGAGTATGGCCATCTCGAGGAGGCCTTCCGACGCCTGGCGCTATCGCGCTACGACATCGGCTGGGTCCTGCGCCACAACCAGAAGGGCATCCACCAGCTGCGTCCCGCCGCGAGCCTCACCGAGCGCCGTGCCCGGGTCGCCGCGCTGCTCGGCCAGGAGTTCGTCGCCAATGCGCTGGATGTCGAAGTCGAGGCCACCGGACTCAGGCTGTGGGGATGGGTGGGGCTGCCGACCCACACCCGCGCCCAGGCCGACCAGCAGTACTTCTTTGTCAATGGCCGGGTGATCCGCGACCGGCTGGTCGCCCACGCGGTGCGCCAGGCCTACCGTGACGTGCTGTTTCACGGGCGTCAGCCAGTGTTCGTGCTCTATCTCGAGCTCGACCCCAAGGTGGTCGACGTCAACGTCCACCCGACCAAGCACGAAGTGCGTTTTCGTGATTCCCGGCTGGTCCACGACTTTCTTTTCTCCAGCCTGCACCGTGCGCTGGCCGATACCCGTGCGGGCGCGGCGGCCGGGGCGGCAGCTGAGCAGGGGGAAGAGGCAGGGCAGGAAGCGCGGATCGACCCGCTGACCGGCGAGCTGCTCGACGCTGCGGCCGGTAAGGCTGATGAGCCGCCGGCCTGGCGCCAGCAGTCGATCTCGCTCGGCGAGCGTCGCCCCGACTATCCGGGCGGCGGCGGGGCGAGGGAGGGGGGGCTCGAGCGGCCCAGCGGCGATCGGGTGCGCGCCTTCCTCGACGGCTACCGGGCGCTTCACCCGCGCGATCAGGAAGCCGCGCTGCTCGCATCCCATGGGCGCGATGATCAAACCTCCGCGCCGAGCCTCGATCGAGCCGAGGGCGAGGCGCCCGAGGTGCCACCGCTGGGCTACGCCGTCGCGCAGCTCCATGGTGTCTACATCCTGGCCCAGAGCGCCCGGGGCATGGTGGTGGTCGATATGCACGCGGCCCATGAGCGGATCACCTACGAGCGTTTGAAGCGCCAGTTCGAGGCCGGCCGGGTCGAGGCCCAGCCGCTACTGGTGCCGGTCTCGATCGCCCTCTCCGAGGCCGAGGTCGAGCTGGCGCTGGCGGAGGCCGAAGGTTTCGCCCGGCTCGGCGTCGAGCTCGACGCCGCCGGCCCCGAGACCCTGTTGGTACGCCAGATCCCGACGCTTTTGATCAAGCGCCAGGGGCAGGAGAACGTCGAGCCTTTGATTCGCGAAATGCTCGCCGAGCTGTCGCGCTATGGGCGCAGCGACCTGCTGCGCGGTCGGATCGACGAGATCCTCTCGACCATGGCCTGCCACGGCAGCGTGCGCGCCAATCGCAGGCTGACCCTCGAGGAGATGAATGCGCTGCTGCGCGACATGGAGATCACCGAGCGCAGCGGTCAGTGCAACCACGGTCGCCCGACCTGGACCGAGCTCGGCATGCGCGACCTGGATCGGTTGTTCCTGCGCGGGCAGTAGCCGCGCCCTTCGAGGTGTCAACCCACGCTGGCTTCGGCTAGACTGCCGGGCCCTGACGCCGCGCCCGCCATCCGCGGGTGCGGTCGCGTTTCGACAGAGCTTCGATGGACGACCGGATGCCTTGCCACCGCCAAGACCCGCGACCGTTGGCGATCTTCCTCATGGGCCCGACCGCCGCAGGCAAGACCGACGCCGCGATCGCGCTGCACGAACGGCTCGGCTGCGAGCTGATCAGCGTCGACTCGGCGATGATCTATCGCCAGATGGACATCGGTACCGCCAAGCCGAGCGCGCAGGAGCTCGCCCGAGCGCCTCATCGGCTGATCGACATCCTCGACCCGGCGCAAACCTACTCGGCGGCCGATTTTCGCCGCGACGCGCTGGTGGAGATGGCGGCGATCACCGCCCGTGGCCGGATACCGCTGCTGGTCGGTGGCACCATGCTCTACTTCAAGACCCTGCTGGAGGGCAACGGCGGGCTGCCGCCCAGCGATCCAGCGCTTCGCGCCGCGCTCGAGGCCGAAGCCCAGAGCCGCGGCCTCGCCGAGCTGCACCGCGAACTCGCTGCGCTCGATCCGCAGTCGGCTGCGCGCATCCATCCCAATGATCCTCAGCGACTGCTGCGTGCGCTCGAAGTGCAGCGCCAGACCGGGCGCTCGCTCACCGAGCACTGGCGGGCGCAGCGCTTCGAGCCGCTGCCGTGGCGGGTGCTTCAACTCGCCCTGGTACCCGGCGAGCGTGCCGCCTTGCACGCTCGGATCGAGGCGCGTTTCGATGCGATGCTCGCCGCCGGGCTGGTCGAGGAGGTGGCGGCGCTGCGCGCGCGCGGCGATCTTTCCGCGGCGATGCCATCGATGAGGAGCGTCGGCTATCGCCAGCTCTGGCGGTACCTGGATGGGAAGTGCGATTGGGCGACGATGCGTGCCCAGGGGATCATTGCGACCCGCCAGTTGGCCAAGCGCCAGCTGACCTGGTTGCGCAGCTGGCCTGAGCTTCACACGGTCGAGGTCCCGCGCGACGACATCGTTGCGGCGCTCTTGAAAATTGTGCGAGGTGACGGCACTTAGCGTAGACTGGTCGTCCGCGAACGAAGCCGACATTTAGCGTTCAAACGTTCGAGTACGGGTGGTTTCTACCCGTACCCAGGGCACCGGCTTCGGGCCGAATTGGGGCTCGGCGAGCGTCCCGGTGACGTACCCCTGTGTGGCCCATCCATGGTGTTGGTGGGCGCGCGGGTACGGAGGGTGGCGCGTCGTGCCGTGAGATCGACCACAAGACCCCAAAAACGCGGCATCTTTTTTTCGGAGAGCAACATGTCCAAAGGACAGTCACTACAAGATCCCTACCTGAACATCCTCCGCAAGGAGCGGATTCCGGTTTCCATCTTCCTGGTCAACGGTATCAAGCTGCAGGGCCAGATCGAATCCTTCGATCAGTTCGTGATCCTGCTGCGCAACACGGTCAGCCAGATGGTGTACAAACATGCCATCTCCACCGTGGTGCCGTCCCGCAACGTGCGCCTGCCGGCCCCGGACGCAAGCGTTCCCTCCGGTCAGGACCAATGATGACGACGAGGCGCTGATTGTTCTTCGAACGTCCCGATTCGGGTGAAACGGCCATCCTGGTGCATATCGAGTTCCAGGATGGCCGAGAGCCCGAGGACCCCATGGAACTGCTCGAGCTGGCGCGCTCCGCAGGCGCTATTCCCGCCGCGCTGATCGAAGGTAGCCGTCGCTACCCGGAAGCCCGCATGTTCATCGGCGAGGGCAAGCTCGAAGAGGTGCGCGAAGCCCTCCGGGCCCACGAGGCTGAGCTGGTGATCTTCAACCACGCCTTGAAGCCCTCCCAGGAGCGCAATCTCGAGAAGGAACTCAAGTGCCGGGTGCTCGATCGCACCGGGCTGATTCTCGACATCTTCGCCCAGCGCGCGCGGACCCACGAGGGCAAGCTGCAGGTCGAGCTCGCCCAGCTCGAGTACATGTCCACCCGCCTGGTGCGTGGCTGGACCCACCTCGAGCGCCAGAAGGGCGGTATCGGCCTGCGCGGCCCTGGCGAGACCCAGCTCGAGACCGACCGGCGCCTTTTGCGCGCGCGGATCCGCCAGATCAACAAGCGCCTCGAGAAGGTGCGCAGCCAGCGTAGCCAGAACCGGCGCGCCCGCGACCGGGCCGAGATCCCCTCGACCTCGCTGGTGGGGTACACCAACGCCGGCAAGTCGACGCTATTCAACGCCCTGACCTCCTCCGACGTCTACGCCGCCGACCAGCTCTTCGCCACCCTCGACCCGACCCTGCGCCGGCTCGAAGTCGCCGATGTGGGTCCGGTGGTGCTGGCCGATACCGTAGGCTTCATCCGCCATCTGCCGCACAAGCTGGTGCAGGCGTTCAAGGCGACGCTCGAGGAGGCCGCCGAGGCCGATCTGCTGATCCACGTGATCGATGCGGCAGACCCCGATCGCGAGGCCAACATCGCCCAGGTCGATGCGGTATTGGAGGAGATCGGTGCGCAGGACGTGCCGCGATTGCTGGTGATGAACAAGATCGACCTGCTTGGCAGCCAGCCCAGGCTCGAACGCGATGCCCAGGGCCGGCCGCATACGGTCTGGCTCTCGGCGCGTGACGCCCAGGGGTTCGAACTGTTTCACCAGGCGCTCTCCGAGCTGCTCGCGGTGGATCTGGTCGAGCTTTCGCTCAGACTGGCGCCGCACAAGGGCTGGCTGCGTGCGCAGCTGCACGAACTCGGGGCGGTGCGTGAGGAGCACTACGACGAGCAGGGGTATGCCTGTCTCGATATTCGCCTGCCGCAGCGCGACTTCCTCCAGCTGCTCTCGCGCGGTGAGGAGAATCCCCGGGACTACCTGCCGGCCGAGGCCTTCGCCTCCGATTATTGAGGCGAAGATTTCGGTCACACTCTTCACGCTTGGCCATTTTGGCCCTAGTGTGGAGCCGAGGCGGCGTCGCTCGGTCAGCTCAGCTAACGTTAAGCTCGAGTCTGATGCGGGTGGCGCCGCTTTGGTGTTAGCTTGTCGGCACCGACATTAGGCTTTGCGATTCATATGGTTGATAATGTGCACAGCCGATGGAACGGGGGTTGATACTGTTTTCGCCGCTTCATGCGGACTTGGCGGCTAGCATATCGAAGATGCGTTTCTTGCGGCTTCGGCGCTTGCCTTGCGCGCGGCGGCAGCGATGACCACAGCGCGATGATCGAAGCCGGGCCACGTTGACGAGCGTGGGCGGGTGGCGACGAACTCTTGGAGAGGATGTATGGCTTGGAACGAGCCAGGTAATGGTGGCAACGACAAGCGCCACGACCCCTGGGGCAGCGGCAATCGCAAAGACGAGGGCAGTGACCAGGGGGGCCGAGACGATGACAAGCGGCCGAACGATCCCTGGGGTGGTGGCAACCGTGGCAACAAGGGTAGTGGCCGTCCACCGGATCTCGACGAAGCATTGAAGAAACTGCAAAACGGGCTGGCTGGTCTGTTCGGCGGTAAAAAGCGCTCCAACGGTGGTGGCGATGGCGGCAATGGTGGGCGCAAGCACAGCGCGCTGATCCTGCCGGCGGTGCTGGTGGTGGTCGCCTTGGGCGTCTGGGCCGGCTCCGGTTTCTATTTGGTCGATCAGTCCGAACGCGGCGTAGTCCTGCGTTTCGGCAAGTATCACGACACCGTCAACCCCGGTCTGCACTGGAACCCGCCGCTGGTCGACAGGGTCAGTCTGGTCAACGTCACCGAGGTGCGTTCGTTCCAGCAGAATTCCTCGATGCTCACCAGCGACACCAACATCGTTACCGTGCGGATCTCGGTGCAGTATCAGGTCGCCAATCCCCGCGACTTCGTGCTCAACGTACGCGAGCCGGAGCAGAGCCTGCGCAATGCGCTGGACTCGACCCTGCGCCATGTGGTCGGCGCCAGCGGGATGCAGAACGTGCTGACCAGCACCAGCGAAGTGCAGGAAGTCCAGCAGGCTGACGACACTGCCCCGTCGCAGATCGAGGATGAGAGTGCCGGTCCGGATGCGGTGCCTTTGATCAGCATGACGCCGCCGGTGCAGGATTCGCTGCTCAGCGGTCGCGAGGAGCTCGGGCCCGCCGTCGCCGAGCGGCTCCAGCAGGCGCTCGACGCCTACCGGGTCGGCTTGAGACTGCAGACCGTCAACCTCGAGAGCACCCAGGCACCCGACCAGGTCCAGGATGCGGTCGATGACGTGATTCGCTCGCGCGAGGATCGTCAGCGCTCGATCAACGAGGCCCGCGCCTACGAGAACGCCCTGCAGCCGCAGACCGAAGGGGAAGCGCAGCGCCTGATCGAGGAAGCGACCGGGTATCGCAACTCGGTGGTCTCCGACGCTCGCGGTCAGACCAGCCGCTTCCTCGCGGTGCTCGGCGAATATCGCCAGGCCCCTGAAGTGACTCGCGAACGCCTTTACCTGGATGCGCTGAGCTCGATCTACTCTCGCAGTCCGAAAGCCCTGGTCGATCTCGACCAGAACAACAACTCGATGATCTATCTGCCTCTCGATCAGCTGCGTGGTCGCGGCCAGGACGGGCAGGGGACTCAGGTCGACCCCGATGAGGTGCGCCGGCTCGAATCGGTCTCCCGGCAGACGGTCGATCAGGTCATCAACCGCCCCGGCCGTACCGAGGCCCAGAGCGGTAGCAACACCAGCGGTCTGCGGGAGGGACGGCAATGATCAACAACCGCGCATTGGTCATCATCGCGCTGCTAGCGGTCATCGCCTGGATCGCCAACGCCAGCTTCTACGTGGTCGACGAGACCCAGAGGGCGATCAAGCTGCGCTTCGGTGAAGTGGTCGAGGCGGACATTGCGCCGGGCCTGCATCTGAAATGGCCTTTGATCAACACCGTGCGGACGTTCGACGCCCGCGTGCAGACGGTGGAGAGCAGCGAGAGCCGCTTCCTTACCGCCGGGCGTAACGCACTGATCGTCGACTCCTACGTCAAGTGGCAGGTGACCGACCCGAACCTGTTCTACGAGTCGACCCGTGGCGACATGACACGTGCCGAGAGCCTGATCGCACCGCGCGTCGACGAAAGCCTGCGTAACGCTTTCGGTAGCCGCGACGTCAGCACCATCATCAGCGAGGACCGTGATGAAATGCTGCTCCAGCCGATGGCGAACCTCGATCGTGCGATGCGTCAGGAAGTCGGCGTGGCGATCCTCGACATTCGCTTGAAGCGTGTCGAGCTGCCCCGTGAAGTGACCCAGGCGGTGTTCGAGCGGATGCGCACCGAGCGCCATGCCGAGGCACGCCAGTATCGCGCCCAGGGTCTCGAGCAGAGCGAGCGTATTCGCGCCCGCGCCGATCGTGAGCGCCAGGTCGCCCTGGCCACCGCGCGTCAGGAGGCCGAGACGCTGCGCGGGCAAGGGGATGCCGAGGCTTCGCAGATCTATGCCAACGCCTATCAGCAGGACAGCGAGTTCTTCCGCTTCTACCGCTCGCTCGACGCCTATCGCACGAGTTTCAGCGGCGATGGGGATATGCTGATACTGAGTCCCGACAGCGAGTTCTTCCGCTACTTCAGCAATCCGCAGGGCGAGGCTCAGAACTAGGCTTCGAATCCCTCGGCCCACTGCGGCATCCGGCGCTCCTGGCGCCGGATGCCGTACGGGATGGCACGCCGCTGCAAGCGTGGTAGAATCCACAAAACCGGGCGCGCCCCGGTTTTTTTGTGGCCGAGTCGCGACGCGCTCCCGCCGTTTCCGACCAAGGGAAACGATCGCCCGGCCGCTTCACCGCAGTCCGACGTCTCGCCAGCGCCATCCGGCGCCTCTTTGGCCGCGCGAGAACGTCCGAGCAGTCAAACTTCTAGGGCATCCAGACATGACCATGGCCGATCGCTGGCTTCTTCCCGACGGCATCGACGAGGTGCTCCCGCCCCTGGCGCTGCGCATGGAGTCGCTGCGTCGCGCGCTTCTCGATCTTTACCACCGCTGGGGTTACGACCTGGTCGTGCCGCCGCCGGTCGAGTTTCTCGATTCACTGCTGACCGGCACCGGCAGCGATCTCGAGCTGCAGACTTTCAAGCTCACCGATCAGGCCAGTGGGCGGATGATGGGGCTTTCCGCCGACGTCACCCCGCAGGTCGCGCGGATGGACGCACACTCCCTGCGCCGTCCCGGGCCTTCGCGGCTTTGCTACTGCGCCAATGCGCTGCGCGCCACGGCGGACCAGTACCAGGGGGGGCGCAATCCGGTGCAGCTCGGTCTCGAGCTGTTCGGCCATTCAGGCATCGACGCGGATCTCGAGATCGTTCGCCTGGCGCTGGAGAGCCTCTATCTCGCCGGTGCCACCGATGTCCACCTCGCCTTCGGTCATATCGGCATCTATCGCGTGCTCACCGAGGCCGCGGGGCTCGACGCCGCGCTCGAGCGCGACCTGTTCGAGGCGATCGAACGCAAGGCCTATACCGAGATCGATGCTCTGCTCGAAGAGGCCGAGATCGACGCTTCCCTGCGCCACATGCTGGCCCGCCTGCCGAGACTGCATGGCGGCCTGGAGGTGATCACCGAGGCGCGCGAGTCCTTCCTCGACATGCCCGAGGAGATCTCGGCCCAGCTCGAGCAGTTCGAGCACCTGGCCCGACGCATCGGCGCGGAGCACCCCGAGGTCGAGCTCTACTTCGATCTCGCCGAGCTTCGCGGCTATCAGTATCACACCGGCGTGGTGTTTGCCGCTTACGTGCCCGGCTATGGCCAGGCGCTGGTCAAGGGGGGACGCTACGACGACACCGGGCGCGCTTTCGGGCGCTCGCGACCGGCGACCGGCTGCTCGATGGAGCTCAAGCTGCTCGCGGGGCTTCGCGAGCAGCTGCCGCCGTGCGACGGCATCTGGGCGCCCGCCGGCGAGAATGGCGAACTGGAGGCCATCGTCGCCAAACTGCGCGCGGCCGGTGAGCGAGTGGTCCAGGCGCTGCCTGGGCAGGTCACCGGCGCGTTGGATCATCGCTGCAATCGCCGTCTCGAGCGAATCGACGGCGAATGGCGCTGTGTGCCGCTCGACGCATGAGCACCCCGCGCCGCCAGACCAGGACAATTCCGGCATCACACGTTACAGAGGCAAACCGCCATGGGTAAGAATGTCGTCGTGCTCGGCACGCAATGGGGCGATGAAGGGAAGGGCAAGGTCGTCGACCTGCTGACCGAATCCGCTTCGGCCGTCGTGCGTTTCCAAGGGGGCCACAACGCTGGCCATACGCTGGTGATCGATGGCAAGAAGACGATCCTGCGCCTGATCCCCTCGGGGATCCTGCGCCCGGGCGTTACTTGCGTGATCGGCAACGGAGTGGTGCTCTCTCCCGATGCGCTGCTCAGCGAGATCGCCGAGCTCGAGGCAGGCGGCGTACCGGTGCGTGAGCGCCTGCGCTTGTCGCCCGCCTGCCCGTTGATCCTGCCCTATCACGTCGCCCTCGACGTCGCCCGCGAGAAAGCGCGCGGCATCGCCAAGATCGGCACCACTGGCCGTGGCATCGGGCCGGCCTACGAGGACAAGGTCGCTCGCCGCGGCCTGCGGCTCGGCGACATGCTCCACCGCGAGCGCTTCGCCAGCAAACTCGGCGAGGTGCTCGATTATCACAACTTCGTACTGACCCGTTACCACAACGAGCCGGCGATAGATTTCCAGCGGGTGCTCGACCAGGCGATGGAGATGGCCGAGGAGCTGCGCCCGATGGTCTGCGACACCGTGGGCTTCGTCCACGACCTTCGCAAGGCGGGTGAGAACATCATGTTCGAGGGGGCCCAGGGATCGTTGCTCGATA is part of the Halotalea alkalilenta genome and encodes:
- a CDS encoding ATP phosphoribosyltransferase regulatory subunit, yielding MTMADRWLLPDGIDEVLPPLALRMESLRRALLDLYHRWGYDLVVPPPVEFLDSLLTGTGSDLELQTFKLTDQASGRMMGLSADVTPQVARMDAHSLRRPGPSRLCYCANALRATADQYQGGRNPVQLGLELFGHSGIDADLEIVRLALESLYLAGATDVHLAFGHIGIYRVLTEAAGLDAALERDLFEAIERKAYTEIDALLEEAEIDASLRHMLARLPRLHGGLEVITEARESFLDMPEEISAQLEQFEHLARRIGAEHPEVELYFDLAELRGYQYHTGVVFAAYVPGYGQALVKGGRYDDTGRAFGRSRPATGCSMELKLLAGLREQLPPCDGIWAPAGENGELEAIVAKLRAAGERVVQALPGQVTGALDHRCNRRLERIDGEWRCVPLDA
- a CDS encoding adenylosuccinate synthase; the protein is MGKNVVVLGTQWGDEGKGKVVDLLTESASAVVRFQGGHNAGHTLVIDGKKTILRLIPSGILRPGVTCVIGNGVVLSPDALLSEIAELEAGGVPVRERLRLSPACPLILPYHVALDVAREKARGIAKIGTTGRGIGPAYEDKVARRGLRLGDMLHRERFASKLGEVLDYHNFVLTRYHNEPAIDFQRVLDQAMEMAEELRPMVCDTVGFVHDLRKAGENIMFEGAQGSLLDIDHGTYPYVTSSNTTAGGTATGSGVGPLYLDYVLGITKAYTTRVGSGPFPTELFDEFGRHLAERGHEFGSNTGRARRCGWFDAVALRHAVMINSISGICLTKLDVLDGLENIRVCVGYRAKDGGLIDSPIDTEGYEAIEPVYHDLPGWSESTVGVKRVEDLPANARGYINFLEKEVGTPIAIISTGPDRAETIVLHNPFDD